GGAGAAGAAGCCGCGGCGTTCAAGGGAGTCGTCCACCACATCGTCGTGCACGAGGGTGGCGGTATGGAGCAATTCTACCAGTGCAGCTGCGCGGTAGGTGTTTTCATTGATGCTTTCGGCGAACAGCCTTGCGGAGAGGAGCACGAACATCGGCCGAATCTGTTTGCCCTTTCGTTTTACGATGTAGTGCATGATCCGGTCCAGCAGGGGAACATGACTTTTTACGGCCTCTGCAAACTTTCCTTCGAAATCGTGTAATTCCTTCCCAATCAGTTGTTTAATTTCCTCCATGCTATTAATAAAAAGGTACGCTAAGCTAGGCCTAAAATCGGACATTTTGCAAATTTGGCCCCGAATTTGTATACATTAGCTGGATGTTCCTTAAATTAGCGTTTAATTTTGAAGCACTTATCAATGCAAATAAAATCGCAAGAAAAATTTGTATATTCATTTAGGATTTTTACCTTTGCTTGGTAAAAAACGCGTTAATTGTAAAATCTTTAACAGTTTTTAAATAAAAAACAATTATGGCAAGCAAAAAGTACTTACTACTGGCAGGTGCAATGTCCGCTCTGGCTGCATCTCCTGGTTTTGCGCAGGTTAAGCCCACATATGATGCCCTGGACTCCTCAAAAGTTTCGGCTAAGAATATGGCGCAATTCAACAGCTTCAGAAACAACCAGTCTGACTACCCCGCAAAACCCCGTAGCATGTGGGAACTCGGTTTCCATGGTGGCTACCACTTCATTCAAGGCGACGTATCCGCTCTGCCTGGTTTCGGTGGCGGTATCTCTCTGAGAAAAGCCCTCGGCCACACGTTCTCCGTGAGAGCTGAATATACCGGTTCTTTCGATTACGGTCTGGATTATCAGCTGAAACCGACGATCGCTGCTGGTGGCATCAACCCCTGGGGCGCAACTGCAGCAGCTAACGGTGGCAGAATCGTTCCCAACTACAAAACCGCAACGCACCAGGTATCTCTGGACTTCATCGCTTCCCTCAGCAACATCCTGTTCTACAAGGCGCAGCCTAAAGTTAACTGGTATGTACTGGGTGGTTATGGCCTGATGCTGGCAGACGTTGACGTTGACGCTTTGAACGAAAGCGGTGCAGCTTACAACTATTCTTCGATCGACTTTAGTCGTAAGAAAAAAGACATCCGTAAAGACCTGAAGGATTTCTACGATCGTAAATACGAGCAAAACGCTCCGAACCAGGGTAACCGCGTTCAGATCGGCCGTAAAGACGAGAACCAACTCCTCCGTCACGCTCTGAACGTAGGTACTGGTATCGCCTTCAAAGTGTCCAAACGCTTTAACATCGGTATCGAAGAAAAAATCACCCTGCCCTTCGACGACTATCTGGACGGTTACACCGCCGGTGCGTACGACAAGAGCAATGATTTCCTGTCTTACACCAGCGTTCGCCTGAACTTCAACCTGGGTAATCCCAACAAACGCGTTGAACCCCTCTGGTGGGTTAATCCCCTGGATTTCGCCTACAACGAGCTCAACAGCCCCCGTCGTATGAAACTGCCGGCTCCCGTACTGCCTGACGCTGATGGCGACGGTGTTACCGACCAGTTCGACCGCGAACCCAACACTCCCGCTGGTGCTCCTGTTGACACGCATGGTGTAGCAAAAGACACTGACGGCGACGGCGTTCCTGACTACAAAGACAAACAACTCATCACTCCGACCTACTGCTTCCCTGTTGACGCTGACGGTGTAGGCAAATGCCCGGATCCTGAGTGCTGCAAAAACCGCGTTGAAGTAACCTGCGCAACCCTGGTATTCCCCAGCGTTTCCTTCAAAGGTTCTACTACCAAGGTTTCTTCTGAAAACGAAGCTATCCTGAGCAGCGTGGCTAACACCCTCCGTTCCAACCCCTCCTGCAACATCCTGGTTACCGGCCACGCTGGTGCCAAAGGCAAGAAAGGTGGTGTTGACCTGAGCAGCCGCCGCGTTGACGCAGTGATCGACTACCTCGCTGAAAAACAAGGTATCGACCGCGGTCGCTTCATCAAACAAAACACTCCTGGCGACGCTGGTACCGTGGATCTGAATCCCGCTAACTAATACCTCGCCAAGGTAAATAACGAAAAGAGGCTGCCTGCTCGGGCAGCCTCTTTTTTTATGGCCGTTTCCCCATTATTTTTTCGCCGCCGTGAACCCCCGGGACCCCATCCCCGTTTTATTTACAACGCGTTTTTTTACTTCTTGCAAATCCTGATTATTTATCACTAAATTTGGCCAGCCTAAACTTCATATCGTATTTAGCGTGGTAAAAGATTTCAATAAAGCTACCCTAGCCGGCATCATCGTTGCGCTGGGTATCATCTACGGCGATATCGGTACTTCTCCGCTCTACGTATTCAAAGCCATTGTCGGAACCAACCAAATCGATGAACTACTCGTCATCGGTGGTATCTCCTGCATCATCTGGACCCTCACCCTCCAAACCACTGTCAAATATGTTATCCTCACCCTCAAGGCGGACAACAAAGGAGAAGGTGGGATATTCTCCCTCTACGCCCTCGTACGGCGGCATGGCAAATGGACCGTCATCTTCGGCATGATCGGAGGGGCGGCGCTGCTTGCCGACGGTATTATCACACCACCCATCACCGTTACCTCGGCCGTGGAAGGTCTGCGCACACTGCCTGTTTTCAAGGACCTCGGCACCAATACAATTGTAGAAATCGTTGTGCTGATTATTTCCGGGCTGTTTTTCATGCAACAGTTCGGCACAAAATCCATTGGCAAACTCTTCGGCCC
Above is a genomic segment from Chitinophaga pollutisoli containing:
- a CDS encoding OmpA family protein: MWELGFHGGYHFIQGDVSALPGFGGGISLRKALGHTFSVRAEYTGSFDYGLDYQLKPTIAAGGINPWGATAAANGGRIVPNYKTATHQVSLDFIASLSNILFYKAQPKVNWYVLGGYGLMLADVDVDALNESGAAYNYSSIDFSRKKKDIRKDLKDFYDRKYEQNAPNQGNRVQIGRKDENQLLRHALNVGTGIAFKVSKRFNIGIEEKITLPFDDYLDGYTAGAYDKSNDFLSYTSVRLNFNLGNPNKRVEPLWWVNPLDFAYNELNSPRRMKLPAPVLPDADGDGVTDQFDREPNTPAGAPVDTHGVAKDTDGDGVPDYKDKQLITPTYCFPVDADGVGKCPDPECCKNRVEVTCATLVFPSVSFKGSTTKVSSENEAILSSVANTLRSNPSCNILVTGHAGAKGKKGGVDLSSRRVDAVIDYLAEKQGIDRGRFIKQNTPGDAGTVDLNPAN